A stretch of the Corythoichthys intestinalis isolate RoL2023-P3 chromosome 22, ASM3026506v1, whole genome shotgun sequence genome encodes the following:
- the LOC130910443 gene encoding probable histone deacetylase 1-B, giving the protein MALTQGTKKKVCYYYDGDVGNYYYGQGHPMKPHRIRMTHNLLLNYGLYRKMEIYRPHKASGEEMTKYHSDDYIKFLRSIRPDNMSEYSKQMQRFNVGEDCPVFDGLFEFCQLSTGGSVAGAVKLNKQQTDIAVNWAGGLHHAKKSEASGFCYVNDIVLAILELLKYHQRVLYIDIDIHHGDGVEEAFYTTDRVMTVSFHKYGEYFPGTGDLRDIGAGKGKYYAVNYPLRDGIDDESYEAIFKPIMAKVMEMYQPSAVVLQCGADSLSGDRLGCFNLTIKGHAKCVEYMKSFNLPLLMLGGGGYTIRNVARCWTFETAVALDCSIPNELPYNDYFEYFGPDFKLHISPSNMTNQNTDEYLEKIKQRLFENLRMLPHAPGVQMQAIPEDAPHPDSGDEDDEDPNKRISIRAHDKRIACDEEFSDSEDEAEGQGGGRRNAANHKKAKRVKKEEERDGDEKKDVKDEEKEEEKMDTSVAKEEVKTT; this is encoded by the exons ATGGCGCTGACACAAGGAACAAAGAAGAAAGTTTGCTATTATTACGACG GTGACGTTGGGAACTACTACTATGGCCAAGGCCACCCGATGAAGCCCCATAGAATCCGCATGACTCATAACCTGCTCCTCAACTATGGCCTATACAGAAAGATGGAGATTTAC AGACCACACAAAGCCAGTGGCGAAGAGATGACCAAGTACCACAGTGACGACTACATCAAGTTCCTCAGGTCCATCCGACCGGACAACATGTCAGAatacagcaaacagatgcaaagat TCAACGTGGGAGAAGACTGTCCCGTTTTTGACGGCCTTTTCGAGTTCTGCCAGCTGTCCACCGGCGGTTCAGTGG cTGGCGCCGTGAAGCTCAACAAGCAGCAGACCGACATCGCCGTCAACTGGGCGGGAGGACTCCACCATGCCAAAAAGTCGGAGGCGTCCGGTTTCTGCTATGTCAACGACATCGTTCTCGCCATCCTAGAGCTGCTCAA GTACCACCAGCGCGTGCTGTACATCGACATCGACATCCACCACGGCGACGGCGTGGAGGAGGCCTTCTACACCACCGACCGCGTCATGACCGTGTCCTTCCACAAGTATGGAGAGTACTTTCCCGGTACTGGAGATCTGAGA GACATCGGCGCAGGGAAAGGAAAGTACTATGCCGTCAACTATCCGCTGAGAGACGGGATCGATGATGAGTCTTATGAAGCCATCTTTAAACCT ATCATGGCCAAAGTCATGGAGATGTACCAGCCGAGTGCAGTGGTTCTGCAGTGTGGTGCCGATTCGCTGTCGGGAGACCGACTGGGCTGCTTCAACCTCACCATTAAAG GTCACGCTAAGTGCGTAGAGTACATGAAGAGCTTCAACCTGCCGCTGCTGATGCTCGGTGGCGGCGGCTACACCATCCGCAACGTGGCGCGCTGCTGGACCTTCGAGACGGCGGTGGCGCTGGACTGCTCCATCCCCAACGAGCTGCCCTACAACGACTACTTCGAGTACTTCGGTCCGGACTTCAAGCTGCACATCAGCCCGTCCAACATGACCAACCAGAACACTGACGAGTACCTGGAGAAGATCAAGCAGCGCCTATTCGAGAACCTGCGGATGCTGCCGCACGCGCCCGGCGTTCAGATGCAAGCCATTCCAGAAGACGCGCCGCACCCGGACAGCGGCGATGAAGACGACGAGGACCCTAACAAGCGCATTTCCA TCCGCGCGCACGACAAGAGGATAGCATGCGACGAGGAGTTCTCCGACTCGGAGGACGAAGCCGAAGGACAGGGTGGCGGTCGGCGGAACGCGGCCAATCACAAGAAGGCCAAGAGGGTGAAGAAGGAGGAAGAGCGTGACGGGGATGAAAAGAAAG ACGTGAAAGATGAAGAAAAggaagaggaaaaaatggaTACTTCAGT AGCAAAAGAAGAGGTGAAGACTACTTGA
- the sh3bgrl3 gene encoding SH3 domain-binding glutamic acid-rich-like protein 3 has translation MGIKIYYTTVTASRTIKSQQAEVMRILDSKSITYELVDISVGGEMRDEMRKKAGNPTAVPPQLFNEDQYCGDYEMFSEAVEADTVDQFLKLA, from the exons ATGGGGATTAAAATCTACTACACCACCGTGACTGCATCTCGGACG ATAAAGTCCCAACAGGCGGAAGTCATGCGCATCCTGGACAGCAAAAGCATCACGTACGAGCTGGTGGACATCTCGGTGGGAGGTGAGATGCGCGACGAGATGCGCAAAAAAGCGGGCAACCCGACAGCCGTCCCGCCGCAGCTCTTTAATGAGGACCAATACTGCGGG GATTACGAAATGTTCTCCGAGGCGGTGGAGGCGGACACGGTGGACCAGTTCCTGAAACTTGCGTGA